One genomic segment of Longimicrobiaceae bacterium includes these proteins:
- the rpsO gene encoding 30S ribosomal protein S15, with the protein MAQIDREAIIKKYQLHEKDRGSARVQIALLTERINYLTDHFRTHHKDHHSRRGLLKMVGQRRRLLEYLKRTDLEQYRALIAELGLRH; encoded by the coding sequence ATGGCGCAGATCGACCGCGAAGCCATTATCAAGAAGTACCAGCTACACGAGAAGGATCGGGGTTCGGCCCGGGTGCAGATCGCCCTGTTGACCGAGCGGATCAACTACCTGACCGATCATTTCCGTACCCATCACAAGGATCATCATTCGCGGCGAGGGCTGCTGAAGATGGTGGGGCAGCGACGGCGCCTTCTTGAGTATCTGAAGAGGACGGACCTCGAGCAGTATCGTGCGCTGATTGCGGAGCTCGGGCTACGGCACTAG
- the ald gene encoding alanine dehydrogenase, with protein sequence MKIGVPKEVKVAENRVALVPAGAEVLVQRGSEVLLERGAGVGSGFDDEQYRAAGAEIVDSAEEVWTRSEMILKVKEPTPEEWPFIRPGQLIFTYFHFAADERLTRAIMDSGAVAIAYETVQLDSGDLPLLTPMSEVAGRMAVQAGAKYLERFHGGRGLLLGGVPGVPPADVVILGGGVVGANAARIAAGFGAHVRLLDISLERLRYLADVMPSNVDLIYSNRHNLLEQLAHADLLIGAVLLPGAKAPKLVRAEDLKLMKKGAVIVDVAVDQGGCVETIRPTTHEDPIYEVDGVIHYGVANMPGGVPRTSTLALTNATFPYAAQLARIGWEEACRRDRALL encoded by the coding sequence ATGAAGATCGGCGTTCCCAAAGAGGTCAAGGTCGCGGAGAACCGGGTGGCGCTGGTGCCGGCCGGGGCCGAGGTGTTGGTGCAGCGGGGGAGCGAGGTGCTGCTCGAGCGCGGCGCCGGTGTGGGAAGCGGCTTCGACGACGAGCAGTACCGGGCCGCGGGCGCGGAGATCGTGGACAGCGCCGAGGAGGTCTGGACGCGGTCGGAGATGATCCTGAAGGTGAAGGAGCCCACCCCCGAGGAATGGCCCTTCATCCGCCCGGGGCAGCTGATCTTCACCTACTTCCACTTCGCCGCGGACGAGCGCCTCACCCGCGCCATCATGGATTCCGGCGCGGTGGCGATCGCCTACGAAACGGTCCAGCTCGATTCCGGCGACCTCCCGCTGCTCACGCCAATGAGCGAGGTGGCCGGGCGGATGGCGGTGCAGGCAGGGGCGAAGTACCTCGAGCGGTTCCACGGGGGGCGGGGGCTGCTCCTCGGCGGGGTCCCCGGGGTGCCGCCGGCCGACGTGGTGATCCTGGGCGGAGGCGTGGTGGGGGCGAACGCGGCCCGCATCGCGGCCGGCTTCGGCGCGCACGTGCGCCTGCTGGACATCTCGCTCGAGCGCCTGAGGTATCTCGCCGATGTCATGCCCTCCAACGTCGATCTCATCTACTCAAACCGCCACAACCTCCTCGAGCAGCTCGCCCACGCCGATCTGCTGATCGGCGCAGTGCTCCTGCCCGGCGCGAAGGCGCCCAAGCTGGTCCGCGCCGAGGACCTGAAGCTGATGAAGAAGGGTGCGGTCATCGTCGACGTGGCGGTCGACCAGGGCGGCTGCGTGGAGACCATCCGCCCGACGACGCACGAGGATCCCATCTACGAGGTGGATGGGGTGATTCACTACGGCGTGGCCAACATGCCGGGCGGAGTGCCCCGCACCTCCACCCTGGCACTGACCAACGCGACCTTCCCCTACGCCGCCCAGCTCGCGCGCATCGGCTGGGAGGAGGCCTGCCGCCGCGACCGCGCCCTCCT
- a CDS encoding polyribonucleotide nucleotidyltransferase yields MAKIERQFAGRPLIIETGKMARQADGSCVVQFGETMVLCTATAQDTPTHLPFFPLTVEYREKTYAAGKIPGGYIKREGRPSDKEILSARLIDRPLRPLFPDGFLHETQIFAYVISADQENDADVIALTGASVALNLSRIPFNEPVAAVRVGRIQGQWVLNPTFQQLDYSDVDIVVAGTEKAITMVEGGALEVPEEEIAEGLLVAHEGIRELVRIQRELIEQVERPPEMEWSPVAADETLRELVTRLASPRVKDAMQVGDKAQRNALLEVIRTEVAAQVALEVPEQEVAVAPLMKEIEKREMREMILSQGIRADGRGLDEVRPISIELGILPRAHGSALFTRGQTQSLGVVTLGTPQDEQRLESIDYPTEQTKSFMLHYNFPPFSTGEAKPVRGTSRREIGHGALAERALAAVLPAYEDFPYTIRVVSDILESNGSSSMATVCSGSLALMDAGVPIRAACAGVAMGLIKEGDRVAVLTDILGLEDALGDMDFKVAGTREGVTSIQMDIKIEGLTVEIMREALERAHRARMHILDEMEKAIKEARQELSKYAPRIITIKINPAKIGEVIGPKGKTIRGIQEATGATINVEDDGTVTISSPGGEGGERARKMIAAITEEPEVGRIYEGVVKSTTSFGAFVEILPGTEGLVHISELQEGRTEKTEDVVKKGDITHVKLLSIDEKGRLRLSRKAALAEMAAEV; encoded by the coding sequence ATGGCAAAGATCGAGCGGCAATTCGCAGGACGGCCCCTGATCATCGAGACGGGGAAGATGGCGCGGCAGGCGGACGGGTCGTGCGTGGTGCAGTTCGGGGAGACGATGGTGCTCTGCACCGCGACGGCGCAGGACACGCCGACGCACCTTCCCTTCTTCCCCCTCACGGTGGAGTATCGCGAGAAGACGTATGCCGCGGGGAAGATCCCCGGCGGCTACATCAAGCGCGAGGGGCGGCCTTCGGACAAGGAGATCCTGTCCGCGCGCCTGATCGATCGGCCGCTGCGGCCGCTCTTCCCGGACGGCTTCCTGCACGAGACGCAGATCTTTGCGTACGTGATCTCTGCCGACCAGGAGAACGATGCGGACGTGATCGCGCTGACCGGTGCTTCGGTGGCGCTGAACCTGAGCCGCATCCCCTTCAATGAGCCGGTCGCCGCGGTGCGCGTGGGCCGGATCCAGGGGCAGTGGGTGCTGAACCCGACCTTTCAGCAGCTCGACTACTCCGACGTGGACATCGTGGTGGCGGGCACCGAGAAGGCCATCACCATGGTGGAGGGTGGCGCGCTGGAGGTGCCGGAGGAGGAGATCGCCGAAGGGTTGCTGGTGGCGCACGAGGGGATTCGGGAGCTCGTCCGCATTCAGCGCGAGCTGATCGAGCAGGTGGAGCGTCCGCCGGAGATGGAGTGGTCGCCGGTAGCCGCCGACGAGACGCTGCGGGAGCTGGTGACGCGGCTCGCCTCGCCGCGCGTGAAGGACGCGATGCAGGTGGGCGACAAGGCGCAGCGGAACGCGCTGCTGGAGGTGATCCGCACCGAGGTCGCGGCGCAGGTCGCGCTCGAGGTGCCGGAACAGGAGGTCGCCGTCGCGCCGCTGATGAAGGAGATCGAGAAGCGCGAGATGCGGGAGATGATCCTCTCCCAGGGTATCCGCGCCGACGGTCGTGGGCTGGACGAGGTGCGGCCGATCTCCATCGAGCTCGGTATCCTACCGCGCGCGCACGGCTCGGCGCTCTTCACCCGCGGGCAGACGCAGTCGCTCGGTGTGGTGACGCTCGGTACCCCGCAGGACGAGCAGCGGCTGGAGTCGATCGACTACCCCACGGAGCAGACGAAGAGCTTCATGCTCCACTACAACTTCCCTCCCTTCTCGACGGGGGAGGCGAAGCCGGTGCGGGGAACCAGCCGGCGGGAGATCGGGCACGGCGCGCTGGCGGAGCGTGCGCTGGCGGCCGTTCTGCCCGCCTACGAGGACTTCCCGTACACCATCCGGGTGGTCTCCGACATCCTGGAGTCGAATGGCTCCTCCTCCATGGCCACCGTCTGCTCGGGCAGCCTCGCCCTGATGGACGCGGGGGTGCCGATCCGGGCCGCCTGCGCCGGCGTGGCGATGGGCCTCATCAAGGAGGGAGATCGGGTGGCGGTGCTCACCGACATCCTCGGGCTGGAGGATGCGCTCGGGGATATGGACTTCAAGGTGGCGGGCACGCGCGAAGGAGTCACTTCGATCCAGATGGACATCAAGATCGAAGGGCTCACCGTCGAGATCATGCGTGAGGCGCTCGAGCGGGCCCACCGCGCGCGCATGCACATCCTCGACGAGATGGAGAAGGCGATCAAGGAGGCGCGCCAGGAGCTCTCGAAGTACGCCCCTCGCATCATCACCATCAAGATCAATCCCGCCAAGATCGGCGAGGTGATCGGTCCGAAGGGCAAGACCATCCGCGGGATTCAGGAGGCCACCGGCGCGACCATCAACGTGGAGGACGACGGCACGGTGACGATCTCCTCGCCGGGCGGCGAGGGCGGCGAGCGGGCGCGGAAGATGATCGCCGCGATCACCGAGGAGCCGGAGGTCGGTCGGATCTACGAGGGAGTGGTGAAGAGCACCACCAGCTTCGGCGCCTTCGTGGAGATCCTGCCGGGAACCGAGGGGCTGGTCCACATCTCGGAGCTCCAGGAGGGTCGGACGGAGAAGACGGAGGATGTCGTCAAGAAGGGAGACATCACCCACGTCAAGCTGCTGTCCATCGACGAGAAGGGCCGGCTGCGCCTCTCCCGCAAGGCCGCGCTCGCGGAGATGGCCGCGGAGGTCTGA